The DNA region TTGGGCGACTACGACGTGCTGGTCGGCATCAACCTGCTGCGCGAGGGCCTGGACCTGCCGGAAGTGTCGCTGGTGTCGATTCTCGACGCCGACAAGGAAGGTTTTCTGCGGTCCACCCGCAGCCTGATCCAGACCATCGGCCGCGCCGCCCGCAACGTCTCCGGTGAAGTCCACATGTACGCCGACAAGATCACCGACTCGATGCGCGAGGCCATCGACGAGACCGAGCGTCGCCGCGCCAAGCAGGTCGCCTACAACGAGGCCAACGGGATCGACCCGCAGCCGCTGCGCAAGAAGATCGCCGACATCCTCGACCAGGTCTACCGGGAGGCCGAGGACACCGAGGCCGCCGAGTCCGTCCCGGTGGCGGGGTCCGGCCGCAACGCCTCACGTGGGCGGCGCGCCCAGGGCGAACCCGGTCGGGCGGTCAGCGCCGGGGTGATCGAGGGCCGCGACACCCGCAACATGCCGCGCGCGGAGCTCGCCGACCTGGTCAAGGACCTCACCGAGCAGATGATGAACGCGGCCCGGGATCTGCAATTCGAGTTGGCGGCGCGGATTCGTGACGAGATCGCCGACCTCAAGAAGGAGTTACGCGGCATGGATGCCGCCGGAATCAAGTGACGCGACACGAACCGGGCCATTTTCGCGTGTCGAGAGCATCCGTGATTGACTGCAAGCGGTGGTGGATTTGATGGAAGCGGGGACGAGCGACCCCGCTGTGAGCACGGGCAGCTGGCGTGAGCTGCTTGGTAAGCGCTATCTGGGTATGTCGGCGGTGCTCGCCGGCGGCGTCGCTCTGTATGCCACCAACGAATTCCTGACGATCAGTATGCTGCCCAGCACCGTCAAAGACATCGGTGGCGAACGCTTCTACGCCTGGGTGACGACGTTGTATCTGGTCGGCTCCGTGCTGGCCGCCGCGACCGCCAACGCGGTGCTGGTGCGGATCGGGTCCCGCTCGTCGTACCTGCTGGGTCTGCTGTCGTTCGGCCTGGGCGCGGTGATCTGCGCGGTCGCACCCCAGATGGAAGTGCTGCTGGTGGGCCGCACCCTGCAGGGCATGGGCGGCGGCCTGCTGGCCGGCCTGGGTTATGCGCTGATCAACGCGGTATTGCCCAGTTGGCTGTGGACCCGGGCGTCCGGGCTGGTCTCGGCGATGTGGGGGGTGGGCACCCTGGTCGGCCCCGCCGCCGGCGGCCTGTTCGCCCAATTCGGTGTCTGGCGGTGGGCGTTCGGTGTGATGGCCGTGCTCTCCGCGGTGATGTGTGTCGCGGTGACAGCGGTCCTGACGGCCGGGCGTGGCGGCTACCGGGGCGAGCCGATGCAGATCCCGGTCCGTTCGCTGCTCCTGCTGGGTGGTGCCGCGCTGCTGGTGAGCGTCGCGCAGTTGCCGCGCAACTTCTTCGGGGCGGCGGCGCTGCTGTTCGCCGGGGCCGTCCTGTTGGTGCTGTTCCTGCTGGTGGATCGGCGCTCGTCGGCGTCCGTACTGCCCCCTAGCGTGTTCCACGGCGGCCGGGAGAAGTGGATCTACTTGACGTTGGGTCTGCTGATGGCCACCACCAAGGCCAACCTCTACATCCCGCTGCTGGGGCAGCGGCTGGCGCACCTGCCACCGGTGATGGCC from Mycolicibacter sp. MU0083 includes:
- a CDS encoding MFS transporter, translated to MEAGTSDPAVSTGSWRELLGKRYLGMSAVLAGGVALYATNEFLTISMLPSTVKDIGGERFYAWVTTLYLVGSVLAAATANAVLVRIGSRSSYLLGLLSFGLGAVICAVAPQMEVLLVGRTLQGMGGGLLAGLGYALINAVLPSWLWTRASGLVSAMWGVGTLVGPAAGGLFAQFGVWRWAFGVMAVLSAVMCVAVTAVLTAGRGGYRGEPMQIPVRSLLLLGGAALLVSVAQLPRNFFGAAALLFAGAVLLVLFLLVDRRSSASVLPPSVFHGGREKWIYLTLGLLMATTKANLYIPLLGQRLAHLPPVMAGFLGAALSTGWTISEIASASVNKVRVIVALVITAPLVMAAGLAVVAFARMNRYNPTAVAAIWALALLVVGIGVGAGWPHLSAWAMSSVDDPAEGGTAATAINTVQLIGGAFGAGFAGLVVNTAISTGLPAARWLFAIFAMLAVLGCVVATRASRGAGALVRVTS